In Microbacterium lushaniae, the following are encoded in one genomic region:
- the rpsM gene encoding 30S ribosomal protein S13, with translation MARLAGVDIPRDKRVVIALTYIYGVGRTRSTEILTATGISPDVRVKDLSDDQLVALRDHIEGTYKVEGDLRREVAADIRRKVEIGSYEGIRHRRGLPVRGQRTKTNARTRKGPKRTVAGKKKAR, from the coding sequence ATGGCACGTCTCGCCGGCGTCGACATCCCGCGCGACAAGCGCGTGGTCATCGCCCTGACCTACATCTACGGCGTTGGCCGTACCCGCTCGACCGAGATCCTCACGGCCACCGGCATCAGCCCGGATGTGCGCGTCAAGGACCTGTCCGACGACCAGCTGGTCGCCCTGCGCGACCACATCGAAGGCACCTACAAGGTGGAGGGTGACCTTCGCCGCGAGGTGGCCGCCGACATCCGCCGCAAGGTCGAGATCGGTTCCTACGAGGGAATCCGCCACCGCCGCGGCCTTCCCGTGCGCGGACAGCGCACCAAGACCAACGCGCGCACCCGCAAGGGTCCCAAGCGCACGGTCGCCGGCAAGAAGAAGGCGCGCTAG
- the rpsE gene encoding 30S ribosomal protein S5 encodes MSDNKETEVTDASQAAPATAETATAGTADASREPREARRGGRERNPNRGDRGSRDRNESQFLERVVTINRVSKVVKGGRRFSFTALVVVGDGNGVVGVGYGKAREVPLAISKGVEEAKRNFFRVPRVGNTIPHPVQGEAAAGVVLLRPAAAGTGVIAGGPVRAVLECAGIHDILSKSLGSSNTINIVHATVAALKQLEEPRAVAARRGLEYDAVVPGIIIRNEAKAAAAAKAGV; translated from the coding sequence GTGAGTGACAACAAGGAGACCGAAGTGACCGACGCGTCCCAGGCCGCACCGGCCACGGCCGAGACGGCCACGGCCGGCACCGCCGACGCCAGCCGCGAGCCTCGTGAGGCTCGCCGCGGCGGCCGCGAGCGCAACCCGAACCGCGGCGACCGCGGATCGCGCGACCGCAACGAGAGCCAGTTCCTCGAGCGCGTCGTGACGATCAACCGCGTGTCGAAGGTCGTCAAGGGCGGTCGTCGGTTCAGCTTCACGGCCCTCGTGGTCGTGGGCGACGGAAACGGCGTCGTCGGCGTCGGATACGGCAAGGCCCGCGAGGTGCCCCTGGCCATCTCGAAGGGTGTCGAAGAGGCCAAGCGCAACTTCTTCCGCGTTCCCCGCGTCGGCAACACCATCCCGCACCCCGTGCAGGGTGAGGCGGCCGCCGGTGTCGTGCTGCTGCGTCCGGCAGCCGCCGGTACCGGTGTCATCGCCGGTGGTCCGGTGCGTGCGGTGCTCGAATGCGCCGGCATCCACGACATCCTGTCGAAGTCGCTGGGCTCGTCGAACACGATCAACATCGTGCACGCGACCGTCGCGGCGCTCAAGCAGCTCGAAGAGCCCCGTGCCGTGGCCGCGCGCCGTGGCCTGGAGTACGACGCTGTCGTGCCCGGCATCATCATCCGCAACGAGGCCAAGGCCGCCGCTGCGGCGAAGGCAGGTGTCTGA
- a CDS encoding adenylate kinase, with protein MARPLRLLIVGPQGSGKGTQGARIAEAFGIPVVSTGDVFRANVAGGTELGLQVQEIIDAGRLVPDELTGAVVRDRLSKEDAADGFLLDGYPRNLSQVMNLDEFLEGRGESLDAVLALVVPREESMLRLRKRAQEQGRADDTEEAIAQRLAIYESETAPILGVYGTRGIVDEIDGVGSLDEVTVRIFAALEVRGFARSAAV; from the coding sequence ATGGCTCGTCCCCTCCGTCTCCTCATCGTCGGCCCCCAGGGCTCGGGGAAGGGCACCCAGGGTGCCCGCATCGCCGAGGCCTTCGGCATCCCCGTGGTCTCCACCGGCGACGTCTTCCGCGCGAACGTCGCGGGGGGCACCGAGCTGGGCCTGCAGGTCCAGGAGATCATCGACGCCGGCCGCCTCGTGCCCGACGAGCTCACCGGCGCCGTCGTGCGTGACCGGCTGTCGAAGGAGGATGCCGCGGACGGGTTCCTCCTGGACGGATACCCGCGCAACCTCAGCCAGGTGATGAACCTCGACGAATTCCTCGAGGGCCGCGGCGAGAGCCTCGATGCCGTGCTGGCGCTCGTGGTGCCGCGCGAGGAGTCGATGCTGCGCCTGCGCAAGCGCGCGCAGGAGCAGGGCCGCGCCGACGACACCGAAGAGGCCATCGCGCAGCGCCTGGCGATCTACGAATCCGAGACCGCGCCGATCCTCGGCGTGTACGGCACGCGCGGCATCGTCGACGAGATCGACGGCGTCGGTTCGCTGGACGAGGTGACCGTGCGCATCTTCGCCGCGCTCGAGGTGCGCGGGTTCGCCCGCTCCGCCGCGGTCTGA
- the infA gene encoding translation initiation factor IF-1: MAKKDGVIEIEGVISEALPNAMFRVELSNGHKVLATISGKMRQNYIRIIPEDRVVVELSPYDLTRGRIVYRYR; this comes from the coding sequence ATGGCGAAGAAAGACGGTGTCATCGAGATCGAGGGTGTCATCTCCGAGGCGCTGCCCAACGCGATGTTCCGCGTCGAGCTCAGCAACGGACACAAGGTGCTCGCCACGATCTCCGGCAAGATGCGGCAGAACTACATCCGCATCATCCCCGAAGACCGTGTCGTCGTGGAGCTCAGCCCCTACGACCTCACGCGGGGCCGGATCGTCTACCGCTACCGCTAG
- a CDS encoding DsbA family protein — MAQRKVNWFAIGISIAVVVVLIGIGAAVWWGNALANSAGEAPDSPAVDASTGAISVGDGPDTVDTYVDFMCPACASFEQAYGPTLADLAADGTITLNIHPVSILDRASGGTEYSTRAASAAYCVAEDDPDNVLPFVQAMYANQPSEGGTGMTDDEIIAIAQGAGASDAVAECITDGTYKRFVTAMTRETPVQEGASGVATPTIAVNGEVLSNQTDLTGDPERDIVSRFN; from the coding sequence GTGGCGCAACGCAAGGTCAACTGGTTCGCAATCGGCATCAGCATCGCGGTGGTGGTGGTGCTCATCGGCATCGGCGCCGCGGTGTGGTGGGGCAACGCCCTGGCCAACTCCGCCGGTGAGGCACCGGACAGCCCCGCGGTGGATGCATCCACCGGCGCCATCTCGGTGGGCGACGGACCAGACACCGTCGACACCTACGTCGACTTCATGTGCCCGGCGTGCGCGTCGTTCGAGCAGGCCTACGGCCCGACCCTCGCCGACCTCGCCGCCGACGGCACGATCACCCTCAACATCCACCCCGTCTCGATCCTTGACCGCGCCTCCGGAGGGACGGAGTACTCCACGCGGGCGGCGTCCGCGGCCTACTGCGTCGCCGAGGACGACCCCGACAACGTGCTCCCGTTCGTGCAGGCGATGTACGCCAACCAGCCGAGCGAGGGCGGGACCGGCATGACCGACGACGAGATCATCGCGATCGCACAGGGGGCCGGAGCATCCGACGCCGTCGCCGAGTGCATCACCGACGGCACGTACAAGCGCTTCGTCACCGCGATGACCCGCGAGACGCCGGTGCAGGAGGGCGCCTCCGGTGTCGCCACCCCGACGATCGCGGTCAACGGAGAGGTCCTGTCCAACCAGACCGACCTGACCGGCGATCCCGAGCGCGACATCGTCTCCCGCTTCAACTGA
- the rpmJ gene encoding 50S ribosomal protein L36 — protein MKVNPSVKPICDHCKVIRRHGRVMVICKSNPRHKQRQG, from the coding sequence ATGAAGGTCAACCCCAGCGTCAAGCCCATCTGCGATCACTGCAAGGTCATCCGCCGCCACGGCCGGGTGATGGTGATCTGCAAGAGCAACCCGCGCCACAAGCAGCGCCAGGGCTGA
- the rplO gene encoding 50S ribosomal protein L15: MADNDNVEADKPAKKAPARKPAAAKASKPAAAKNAAPATRPGVLKVHHLRPVPGAHTAKTRVGRGEGSKGKTAGRGTKGTKARYSVRIGFEGGQMPLHMRTPKLRGFKNPFRVEYQVVNLDKLAELYPAGGDVTVGDLVAKGAVRKNEKVKVLGTGDISVKLNVTVDKVSGSAEQKIVAAGGSVN, from the coding sequence ATGGCTGACAACGACAACGTCGAGGCCGACAAGCCCGCGAAGAAGGCGCCCGCGCGCAAGCCCGCGGCAGCCAAGGCGAGCAAGCCCGCCGCCGCCAAGAACGCCGCTCCGGCGACGCGTCCCGGCGTGCTCAAGGTGCACCACCTGCGTCCGGTCCCCGGTGCGCACACCGCCAAGACCCGCGTGGGTCGTGGTGAGGGCTCCAAGGGTAAGACCGCGGGCCGTGGCACCAAGGGCACCAAGGCCCGCTACTCGGTGCGCATCGGCTTCGAGGGTGGGCAGATGCCGCTGCACATGCGCACCCCGAAGCTGCGCGGGTTCAAGAACCCGTTCCGCGTCGAGTACCAGGTCGTCAACCTGGACAAGCTGGCCGAGCTGTACCCGGCCGGTGGCGACGTCACCGTGGGCGACCTCGTCGCCAAGGGTGCCGTGCGCAAGAACGAGAAGGTCAAGGTGCTCGGCACCGGCGACATCTCGGTGAAGCTGAACGTGACGGTCGACAAGGTCTCGGGTTCCGCCGAGCAGAAGATCGTCGCGGCGGGCGGCTCGGTCAACTGA
- the rplQ gene encoding 50S ribosomal protein L17, with product MPKPTKGPRLGGGPAHERLLLANLAAALFTHKSIKTTETKAKRLRPLAERLITFAKRGDLHARRRVLSVIGDKEVVHVLFTEIAPLVADRPGGYTRITKVGNRKGDNAPMAVIELVLEPMTPKVKSSKTSSAPAAAAPAATEPAAEAPAEDAAAEADAGAESPEEGEAAEAAAEDAAK from the coding sequence ATGCCCAAGCCCACGAAGGGTCCCCGCCTCGGCGGCGGCCCCGCCCACGAGCGCCTGCTGCTTGCCAACCTCGCCGCGGCCCTGTTCACGCACAAGTCGATCAAGACGACCGAGACCAAGGCCAAGCGCCTGCGTCCCCTCGCCGAGCGCCTCATCACCTTCGCCAAGCGCGGCGACCTGCACGCGCGCCGCCGGGTGCTGAGCGTCATCGGCGACAAGGAGGTCGTGCACGTCCTCTTCACCGAGATCGCGCCGCTGGTGGCCGACCGCCCGGGTGGCTACACCCGCATCACCAAGGTGGGCAACCGCAAGGGTGACAACGCGCCGATGGCCGTCATCGAGCTCGTCCTCGAGCCGATGACCCCCAAGGTGAAGTCGTCCAAGACGTCGTCGGCTCCCGCCGCCGCCGCTCCGGCTGCCACCGAGCCCGCCGCCGAGGCGCCGGCCGAGGATGCAGCCGCCGAGGCGGACGCCGGAGCGGAGTCGCCCGAGGAGGGCGAAGCCGCAGAGGCCGCCGCCGAGGACGCCGCGAAGTAA
- the rpsK gene encoding 30S ribosomal protein S11, with protein sequence MAQAKSAARKPRRKEKKNIALGHAHIKSTFNNTIVSITDPSGAVISWASSGGVGFKGSRKSTPYAAGMAAESAARQAQEHGVKKVDVFVKGPGSGRETAIRSLTAAGLEVGSIQDVTPQAHNGCRPPKRRRV encoded by the coding sequence ATGGCACAGGCCAAGAGCGCCGCGCGCAAGCCGCGTCGCAAGGAGAAGAAGAACATCGCGCTGGGCCACGCCCACATCAAGTCGACGTTCAACAACACCATCGTCTCGATCACCGACCCCTCCGGCGCGGTCATCAGCTGGGCATCGTCGGGCGGCGTGGGCTTCAAGGGCTCGCGCAAGTCGACCCCGTACGCCGCCGGCATGGCGGCCGAGTCCGCCGCCCGCCAGGCGCAGGAGCACGGCGTCAAGAAGGTCGACGTCTTCGTCAAGGGCCCGGGTTCGGGTCGCGAGACCGCGATCCGCTCGCTGACGGCCGCCGGCCTCGAGGTCGGCTCGATCCAGGACGTCACCCCCCAGGCGCACAACGGCTGCCGTCCCCCCAAGCGCCGCCGCGTCTGA
- the secY gene encoding preprotein translocase subunit SecY, translated as MFSAIARVFRTPDLRRKIGFTLGVIAIYRFGAHIPAPFVDFPNVQSCLAQSGGTEGLLSLVNLFSGGALLQLSIFALGVMPYITATIIVQLLRVVIPHFETLYKEGQSGQARLTQYTRYLTIALALLQSTTLVTVARSGQLFGVTGIPECENVLTNDVWWAQLLMIITMTAGTGLIMWFAELVTERGVGNGMSILIFTSIAATFPAAMWSIWQARSFEIFLLVLAVGILVVALVVFVEQSQRRIPVQYAKRMVGRRTYGGTNTYIPIKVNMAGVVPVIFASSLLYIPALIAQFNQPQAGEEVPGWVAWISQYFTTGDSPLYMLVYFLLIIGFTYFYVAITFNPVDVADNMKRYGGFIPGIRAGRPTAEYLDYVLTRITLPGSIYLGLIALLPLIALATVGANQNFPFGGASILIIVGVGLETVKQIDAQLQQRHYEGLLR; from the coding sequence TTGTTCAGCGCCATTGCGCGGGTATTCCGCACGCCTGATCTGCGACGCAAGATCGGCTTCACCCTGGGTGTGATCGCCATCTACCGGTTCGGTGCGCACATTCCGGCCCCGTTCGTCGATTTCCCGAACGTGCAGTCCTGCCTCGCGCAGTCCGGCGGCACCGAGGGCCTGCTCTCGCTGGTGAACCTGTTCTCCGGCGGCGCCCTGCTGCAGCTGTCGATCTTCGCCCTGGGTGTCATGCCCTACATCACGGCGACGATCATCGTGCAGCTGCTGCGCGTGGTGATCCCGCACTTCGAGACCCTCTACAAGGAGGGCCAGTCCGGCCAGGCGCGCCTGACGCAGTACACGCGGTACCTCACGATCGCCCTCGCGCTGCTGCAGTCCACGACCCTGGTCACCGTCGCCCGCAGCGGCCAGCTGTTCGGCGTCACCGGCATCCCCGAGTGCGAGAACGTCCTCACCAACGACGTGTGGTGGGCGCAGCTGCTCATGATCATCACGATGACCGCCGGCACCGGCCTCATCATGTGGTTCGCCGAGCTCGTCACCGAGCGCGGCGTCGGCAACGGCATGTCGATCCTCATCTTCACCTCCATCGCCGCGACCTTCCCGGCCGCGATGTGGTCGATCTGGCAGGCCCGCAGCTTCGAGATCTTCCTCCTGGTGCTGGCCGTCGGAATCCTCGTGGTCGCTCTCGTGGTCTTCGTGGAACAGTCCCAGCGGCGCATCCCGGTGCAGTACGCCAAGCGGATGGTGGGGCGACGCACGTACGGCGGCACCAACACCTACATCCCGATCAAGGTGAACATGGCCGGTGTCGTGCCCGTCATCTTCGCCTCGTCGCTGCTGTACATCCCCGCCCTCATCGCGCAGTTCAACCAGCCGCAGGCGGGCGAGGAAGTGCCCGGCTGGGTCGCGTGGATCTCGCAGTACTTCACCACGGGCGACTCGCCGCTGTACATGCTGGTGTACTTCCTGCTGATCATCGGCTTCACGTACTTCTACGTCGCGATCACCTTCAACCCGGTCGATGTCGCCGACAACATGAAGCGCTACGGCGGGTTCATCCCCGGCATCCGCGCCGGCCGGCCCACCGCCGAATACCTCGACTACGTCCTCACCCGCATCACGCTGCCCGGCTCGATCTACCTGGGCCTCATCGCGCTCCTGCCGCTCATCGCCCTGGCGACGGTCGGCGCCAACCAGAACTTCCCGTTCGGCGGCGCCTCGATCCTCATCATCGTCGGTGTGGGCCTGGAGACGGTGAAGCAGATCGACGCCCAGCTGCAGCAGCGTCACTACGAAGGGCTCCTCCGCTGA
- a CDS encoding DNA-directed RNA polymerase subunit alpha: MLIAQRPTLTEEKIGEFRSRFVIEPLEPGFGYTIGNALRRSLLSSIPGAAVTSIRIDGVLHEFSTIPGVKEDVTEIILNIKQLVVSSERDEPITAYLRKTGAGEVTAADISAPAGVEVHNPELVIATLNDTAKFELELTIERGRGYVSATQNRNEYAEAGQIPIDSIYSPVLKVSYRVDATRAGERTDFDKLVLDVESKPSMSPRDAVASAGRTLTELFGLARELNVEAEGIEIGPPPVETVLSNELAMPIEDLDLSVRSYNCLKREGINTVSELVALSETQLMNIRNFGQKSVDEVRDKLTSLGLSLKDSVPGFDGAQFYGGYDDETV, encoded by the coding sequence GTGCTCATCGCACAGCGTCCCACTCTGACCGAGGAGAAGATCGGGGAGTTCCGCAGCCGCTTCGTCATCGAGCCGCTCGAGCCCGGCTTCGGTTACACGATCGGCAACGCGCTGCGTCGCAGCCTCCTGTCGTCGATCCCCGGCGCCGCCGTCACCAGCATCCGCATCGACGGCGTGCTGCACGAGTTCAGCACCATCCCGGGCGTGAAGGAGGATGTCACCGAGATCATCCTCAACATCAAGCAGCTCGTCGTCTCGAGCGAGCGCGACGAGCCCATCACGGCCTACCTGCGCAAGACCGGTGCGGGCGAAGTCACCGCGGCCGACATCTCCGCTCCGGCGGGCGTCGAGGTGCACAACCCCGAGCTGGTCATCGCGACCCTCAACGACACCGCCAAGTTCGAGCTCGAGCTGACGATCGAGCGTGGCCGCGGCTACGTCTCGGCCACCCAGAACCGCAACGAGTACGCCGAGGCGGGCCAGATCCCGATCGACTCGATCTACTCGCCCGTGCTGAAGGTCAGCTACCGCGTGGACGCCACGCGTGCCGGTGAGCGCACCGACTTCGACAAGCTCGTGCTGGACGTCGAGAGCAAGCCCTCGATGTCGCCGCGTGACGCCGTCGCGTCGGCCGGTCGCACCCTGACCGAGCTGTTCGGCCTGGCGCGCGAGCTCAACGTCGAAGCCGAGGGCATCGAGATCGGCCCCCCGCCGGTGGAGACCGTCCTCTCCAACGAGCTGGCCATGCCGATCGAAGACCTCGATCTGTCGGTTCGCTCGTACAACTGCCTCAAGCGCGAGGGCATCAACACCGTGTCGGAGCTCGTCGCCCTGTCGGAGACGCAGCTGATGAACATCCGCAACTTCGGTCAGAAGTCGGTCGACGAGGTGCGCGACAAGCTCACCTCGCTCGGTCTGTCGCTGAAGGACTCGGTGCCCGGATTCGACGGCGCCCAGTTCTACGGCGGCTACGACGACGAGACCGTCTGA
- the map gene encoding type I methionyl aminopeptidase, with product MAFRSSAYKSAAQLRSMIEPGLITAAALDAVRAMIAPGVTTLDLDAEASRVIRSRGARSNFQMVRGYRHTICASVNEQVVHGIPGDRALQAGDLVSIDAGAELRGWNGDSAISVVVPGDAPADLVAARQRLSDVTEGSLWAGIARLATASHLGEVGAAIQEYIEAHSPATGSYGILRDYVGHGIGRKMHESPSVFNYRTAEPGAPVRPGLAVAIEPMVVAGDQETFVEDDGWTVSTIDRSDGSHWEHSVAVHDGGIWVLTAPDGGADKLAPFGVVPTEIG from the coding sequence GTGGCTTTCCGCTCCTCCGCCTACAAGTCCGCCGCGCAGCTGCGGTCGATGATCGAGCCCGGGCTCATCACCGCCGCGGCGCTGGATGCCGTGCGCGCGATGATCGCGCCGGGTGTCACGACGCTCGACCTCGACGCCGAGGCATCCCGTGTCATCCGCTCCCGCGGTGCGCGCTCGAACTTCCAGATGGTGCGCGGGTACCGGCACACGATCTGCGCCTCGGTCAACGAGCAGGTCGTGCACGGGATCCCCGGCGACCGGGCGCTGCAGGCCGGCGACCTGGTGTCGATCGACGCCGGCGCCGAGCTCCGCGGCTGGAACGGCGACTCCGCGATCAGCGTGGTCGTCCCCGGTGATGCGCCGGCCGACCTCGTCGCCGCGCGTCAGCGGCTGTCGGATGTGACCGAGGGGTCGCTGTGGGCCGGCATCGCGCGGCTGGCGACGGCATCGCATCTGGGCGAGGTGGGCGCGGCGATCCAGGAGTACATCGAGGCCCACAGCCCGGCGACCGGCTCCTACGGCATCCTGCGCGACTACGTCGGGCACGGCATCGGCCGCAAGATGCACGAGTCGCCGAGCGTGTTCAACTACCGCACGGCCGAGCCCGGAGCGCCCGTCCGGCCGGGGCTGGCCGTCGCGATCGAGCCGATGGTCGTCGCCGGCGACCAGGAGACCTTCGTCGAGGACGACGGCTGGACGGTCTCGACCATCGATCGTTCAGACGGCTCACACTGGGAACATAGCGTCGCAGTGCACGATGGAGGCATCTGGGTGCTCACGGCCCCCGACGGGGGCGCGGACAAGCTCGCACCCTTCGGTGTGGTCCCGACGGAGATCGGATAG
- the rpmD gene encoding 50S ribosomal protein L30 — translation MASRLKVTQIKSKVSEKQNQRDTLRSLGLKRIGDAVVRPDDAQTRGYVKTVAHLVKVEEID, via the coding sequence ATGGCGAGCCGACTGAAGGTGACCCAGATCAAGTCCAAGGTGAGCGAGAAGCAGAACCAGCGTGACACGCTGCGCAGCCTCGGTCTCAAGCGGATCGGCGACGCTGTCGTCCGTCCCGACGACGCGCAGACGCGCGGCTACGTCAAGACCGTGGCTCACCTCGTGAAGGTTGAGGAGATCGACTGA